From Leishmania braziliensis MHOM/BR/75/M2904 complete genome, chromosome 35:
AGAGGCGGAGGGCACACTACTGCACAAACCCGCATTCGCCCCCTACCCTCACACGATAAGGCAATGCGAGTGCCACGTGCCTTGCGTTGGCAATCTGCGAAAGTGCTTGGAGTCCTTCCCCAGAACGTACGCCCGCGAGAAAGGGGACCCACTAGAGAAGACTCAGCAGTCACGATTCGATTATTATGGAACGGTGGACCAAGTGAGAATCCATACAAACCCTACCCCAGTGTGCCAAGCAtacttcctcctccctctagGCCAAGGTCGCGCAGACAGTCACCCTGCATTCCGCTACTGTTGAATTTCAAGACACACAGTGGCCGTCTCTACGTCCACCTCGTCCACAGTgtcatcgccgtcgtcgacGGAAACTGTCACGGATAGGTCACAGAACTGTACGCGGCTCTGCCAAAATGGTGCTGGTAGCGTGCCGCCTGCCTCAATCACCTTCTGCTCCTCAATCACCTTCATGAGAGACTCGTTCGTCTTTGGGTGGCTGGGGCGGCCGTTCCACAGCATACCCTTGCCAACACCGATCCCGTCCACCTCGTACGCGTAGTCAATACCATCAGGAAGGGTCTTATTCAGCGCAGCTTCAAACTTCGTTGCAAACTCCTTTACCGTGGTCGCCGCTGTGATAGGGATGCGAATCATATCATACTTGGTGAACCCCTCCGGCACGCGAATGATCTTCTTCTTGTACGTGTAATCCTGCTCTGGGATGTAGGTGGCCACCACCTTGGTGAGGTTCTTGATGGGCAGGTCGCGTTCAAAGAGAACGTAGTTGTTTGTGCCCACGTCTAGCATACCGTTGCGCAGCACTGAGACGTCCTTCTCCTGCAAGACCTTAAAGAGCTCAATGAGCCCCAAGCCCGTCACGGCGGAAGTTGTGGTCGCGATGGCAGGGATAATCTTCCCAGCAACAAGCTTCACTTTCATCCGATCCTGCGTTGGGATTCCGTAGTTCTCAGCGCGGAGGTTGCTGGCTGCAGCTACAAAGTCAATTTGGAAATtatcgtcgtcgtccttctCGAACTCCAGCGCGGCCGCCTTGCTGCCTTTGCACTTGGACGCCAGGGCGGCAACGTCCGCCAGTAACCCGTGCAGCTCggcctcggcctcctccGTAGACGTTTGTTTGCCCTCCTGCACATCGGCGGCCAAGTCGTCGTCGAGGTTGTCGACGGAGCCTGCCACGTACGCTGGTATCGTCAGCTTGCTCACCTCTGCCTGAATCCACTCGTCCGTACGGTACTCCTGCATCCAGCGGCTCTTCTCATAGTTGAAGCGCGCCTCGTGCTTCGGCGGGTGCACTCCAAACATGCACGCGTACAGGTTGATAGTCGCCACCAGGAAGTTCTTTGCGTCTAGATTCTTCGAAATCCCAGCGGTCGACGTTTCGAGCGCCGATGGATACTTGCGATGACCACTCCAGAAATCCTCGCCGTTCTTCCTCTTGGCGCCGCGCGGGAAGGCCGCCTGAAGGTCGAGAATTCGGTCGCGGAACATCTTGAAGAGCTGTTCCCAGCCAAGCGCGGCGCACTTGTCCATCGTCGGGCCATCGGCAAGAATTGTCAGCGTTCGCTTCAGCAGTTTGAGCGGGCCCATGTTCTTCTCAATAAGGCTACGCCGCTCCCCAGCGCTCGAGCCACTAGCCACCTCGTGGTAGATGCGCTGGGTGAAGGCGGCAGGGTCCTCGATgatctgctgcgccgtctgcATTGGCGACACGAACATGTCATCAAACTGCGCCCGGGCCCACTCTATGCAGTGGTCGTAGATGTACGGGAAATTGCGCAGTGTGCACATAGGTATGCCGCCCGTTTGATctggcgcgccgccgtcggcgtaCGACGTCGTCCTGCCTGGTACGATAATATCAACGTTGCCGCCGGTACCCATGGTGCCCGCCTCAAGGAGTACCTTCTGGAAGCGAACGCACTGCTGGTCGACATAGAGACGGGCTTCTATGTTGTCCAGCGCGTTGACCACAACGTTCAGCGACTGCCAGAATGGGTCGGGGTAGAGGTGCTCAGTGGTCAGACCAATGAAGTCCTGGCGAGCGTCCACCTTGACCTCAGGGTTCATCTGCCGCATACGGGCGGCCGCAGCCGCCGATTTGGACTGCCCGACGTTTTCCTCGCGGAAGAGAAACTGCCGACTGAGGTTTGACACCTCGATGCGGTCGTTGTCGGTCACGATGAGAGAGCCGTTGGGGCCGCAGGTGATGCCGCAGAGCGCGAAGTTCTTGATGTTCTCGCAGCCGAGTGCGCCGCACCCGACCATGAAGAGACGCAGGTTCCCGAGCCGTTGCTGGAAGTCTTTGCCAAAGATGGAGATGATGTGATCGTACCGCGAGTTCATCGGACGGAactcgtcgctgctgtagTTAGGACATTGGggctgcacagctgcacaaGAGAGGTGGAACCACTGGTGGATGGGGGAATATTTGCCGGTAATCTTCACAATCTCCTGGGCTACGACAGCACCAAAGAAGGAGGCAAGGGGTTGCAGCTCAGCGCGGGCGAGCAGAGCATCTGCCAAGACGGCCCTTTCATCTAGGTTGTCGAGCACCATCGGCACCggcactggcggcggcggcaacttGTAGGGGAACTCCGCCTTGCTGGGTTTGCCAGTGACACGCTGCTCCGGTGGCACGGGCATCGCCTTATTGTCCTCCAGGATCTTCTTCGCCAGCTCAACTACCGCAGCGGCCTGCGCTGCGTTGTGAAGCTCAGGCAGCTGCCCCCCATGCGAGTCGGCGTACTGAAGCAGCGCATGCAACGTCAGATGGGTCAGCGACTCTTCGGAGTTGTCCATCATCGGGCTCACTGGGATGAAGGCCCctggcgccggcagcgcttCACTTAGGGGGCGGAAGGCAAGTGTCGTTACCTCTTTCAACTCATGAAGAAACCCGCCTGTCTGATATGGGCTGTACCCCTGCGTCTCAAACGCCGGATACACGCGTACAGTATCCCGTGGGTCCGAGGGGCAGACGATGGCGTCGTATACCTGACCATTCACAGAGGTGCCGTCTGGTTGGAGAAGCCCCTGTACTTCGCTCAGCTTTATCTGTGTATAGTCGCGTAAGGCGCCAGGCGTCTGCCCTTCGGGCGTCTCGTAGCGGATGCGTGTATACAACTCACCTGTCTTGTCACGAAGCGTCGCCACTTCCGTGATGAGCTTCTGTAGCATGGGCCGCCCGTCGGCGTCCCTGACAACGAAGTAAGGACCGTGGTCGGCAAACACGGACCCCATTGTGCCCATCTGAAGCGCCAGCACAAATGAGATGGTCGGCACGTGATTGTGGCAGAAAGTGTTCCATTTCTTCAGCGTCGTGAGGCTGAGATCTGGCGCCGCGGCTGTGAAGATGAGAGCGACGTTGTCTGCGACGGTGGCCTCTGCCAACTCTGTCAGTACTCGCACGCGCGTGTTGGGGTTCAGCTCAGAAATATAAGCAGCAGACAGCTCCGCCATCGTCTTGCCTGATGCCATGGACTGCGGTGTGACGGCAAAATTCACACCCATGTCCTGCACCGTCGGCATGCGAGGGTCATAGAAGCGGATAGTGTGAATGCCAGCAAGTGCTAGGTTCTTCGCGATCTCGATCCCAACGCCACCGCACCCCACAATAATCACCTTGAAGGAGATTAGCTTTGCCATGGTCTCGAGGCCATAGGTGCCGATGGTGCGGCTCTGTTGGTCCAGATACTTCTGGTTGATCGACGTTCCGCTCTCAGgctccatttttttttcgttggaggagggcggcgttCTGAGTTGGGGTAACTTAAAGCTCTGCGTGAGTGTATAAGTGAAAGGAAACGCAGGGGACACGTGTCCGTTGCTGTGCACTTGACACaggcgagagggagatgggaaaaggggaaaagagtgGCACTCGCACGCGTAAACAACAACACGTGTGTTCGAGAGTAGCGCGTATGTAGTTTGTGTgatttttttcttcgctttccCTGCACTGTCGTCAACGCACCGTGACTTTAGAGCTGGTCCCACTTGCGAGAAGAACACGAGGAAAAAGGCTGAGTAGCTGTGCGCGAAGTAaacaatacacacacacacgcaaaagagaaaataatgaacaaaaagagagcgcagatagagaaagagggaaaaacacAAAGTGCACCGATACAGCAACCGCTGAAGAGCCACCCCGGGAAGCCTCTCCAGAGACAGTGAGGTAAAGAGCAAGGCACgtagagaagaggaaggtgTGTGGAATTTGTGTGCAGGTCGTGCTGAAGGATCTTAGGGCGCACTGGACAGATGGCAATGCGATCGCGGGTTTGCACAGCaactcccttctctctcttccttcagATAGAAAGTCAGCCGGTGACGGCAAAATAGCAGCTACACAAACCAGTGAGTGGCAACTTGTGTGTAAGACCGTCGGGTCCGAAGCTGGGCGTACCAGCGAGAGTGTCTGTACGTTAGGAGATGGATATTGGTGGTCGAGCGGGGTGGGAAACTGTCgtgcgtgcacgtgtgcggcgTGTACGATATAGAGAGCAGGCGGAGAGAAGCAAGACTCAATAAGAGAAACTACGAAAAAGAGCTCACAGTGACATGCTCAAGAAAGAGGCACAGCAGTCCAACAGCGAGAACAATGCAAAGAAGCGGATGtaaagacagagagggagagggattTTTCAGAGAAGATAGAAGAAGGTTGTCCGCAGAGgagtgtctgtgtgtctgcctACACATCGGGTGTGTTGCGTCTATGCGCCACAAGAGCCAACGAGTCCTTTCATGATCAAAGGAGTAGGCTCGTGTCGTCaagtaggagagagaggcagactGTCAGTGGGGCGCACACACCTGCGTATCTCTTCACATGTGTGGCTTAGCTAGTCTGCGCAAGGTCACTCTTGTCGTGTACATGCTTGTGGTGCCTTCAGTTTTTGATAATTTATACGTTGCTTTCCGCTCTCTTTTCGCACCATCGCGTTGGCAAGGCTGCGCCTTCTGCGCGGTTTGCTCATTCCCTTTggcgaaaggggagggaggcgtcGCCAGTGTTCCTGAACGCTCTTCGGCGAGTCATCATGGGTACCGTAACAAGACACATCTACCGTCACAGAACATGCAGCAATGCCCACACTATTACCCAataaggagagagaagagcctTGCTGCTcgacccctcctcctctcgcacaAAGCTGCGCAACTACAAGGAAACAATAACCCCCAGCGAGGACGCATCATCAACGTTCTCCAAGGCCTCCTTAGAGCAGTCCGTTCTCCAAGTggtgcagcactgcgcaCCGTGTTCCGAAACATACAAAAAGACGCTGAGACGATACTCGAACTTCCACAATGACGGTGACGCATCACCTACAGAGGTGTGCTATTGCCTAGGCCGCTCTATGGctttgctctcctcctcccccccccgccaacatacacacacatacacacagagtTCTACGCCTTAGCCGATGTTGGGGACGCAAGAGAGAGCTGTATCTTAAAGTGTCGCTTGCAGGAAGCCACAGGCTTCGACGTCGTCCGATTGGTAAAGTAAAAGATATTTTGCACCATCGTCTGGTCGCCATCCTGAAACTGGTACCAGACACGCTCAATTCCCTCTCGCACCTCCGTTTCCACGTACAGCTCTCGCCCGCCCGACAAGATGCACGAACGAGACCTCACACAGCCGCGCGAGATGCTCTCCCACGTCCACTCCGTTCCGTCGAGCGCGATGATGAAGTGGCGGCGCTCTAGCATGGTCGCTTCATCAATCACGATCTTCTTGCTCTCGTGATTCACGTGAACGACCCATGTCGGCACCGTGTTGTTTCTCACGCTGCGGAGCAAAACATTAACGCCCTGCTCAAGCAACACGGCGTTCATACTACCCTCCGTTTCCTCCGGGTCCATGATCCAGGTGCCAGTCATGAGTGCCTTAatctgcgccacctccaaTGTGGACGGCGGTTGCAGCAGTAGACTACGTGCCGGATGCGCGAAGACGCAGCTGTCAGCTACGTCGGAGTTGACCAGATAGGGCACCGGCACCGCAATATCCAAGGCCTGCGCCTGCTTCTGGATCCAGGTGGCGCACTTTGCGTGAGTCACATCACACAGCTCTTGCATCATGAACGCGCGAAGCGTTAGAGTCCGGTAGTTGATGGCGCTAGCACCGTAAAAGGTCATCCATCGGTTGTAACACCACTGCAACGCTCTCTTCacctgctccacctcctgAGGATGATGAAAGATGAAGCCGTACGTGCCGAAGAGCGCCGCCAGCAACACCTGTTGAGAGGGGGTCAACGCGAACTGCTGCGTCTTGAGGGCTTCTTTGAGCCCACTCAACGCGACTACGCCAGGACCGTCGGCGATCGCCTCCCACGACTCCATGGCTGCCACCTCTGCCCGTTTCATCGCGTTAGA
This genomic window contains:
- a CDS encoding putative ubiquitin-activating enzyme e1, with protein sequence MEPESGTSINQKYLDQQSRTIGTYGLETMAKLISFKVIIVGCGGVGIEIAKNLALAGIHTIRFYDPRMPTVQDMGVNFAVTPQSMASGKTMAELSAAYISELNPNTRVRVLTELAEATVADNVALIFTAAAPDLSLTTLKKWNTFCHNHVPTISFVLALQMGTMGSVFADHGPYFVVRDADGRPMLQKLITEVATLRDKTGELYTRIRYETPEGQTPGALRDYTQIKLSEVQGLLQPDGTSVNGQVYDAIVCPSDPRDTVRVYPAFETQGYSPYQTGGFLHELKEVTTLAFRPLSEALPAPGAFIPVSPMMDNSEESLTHLTLHALLQYADSHGGQLPELHNAAQAAAVVELAKKILEDNKAMPVPPEQRVTGKPSKAEFPYKLPPPPVPVPMVLDNLDERAVLADALLARAELQPLASFFGAVVAQEIVKITGKYSPIHQWFHLSCAAVQPQCPNYSSDEFRPMNSRYDHIISIFGKDFQQRLGNLRLFMVGCGALGCENIKNFALCGITCGPNGSLIVTDNDRIEVSNLSRQFLFREENVGQSKSAAAAARMRQMNPEVKVDARQDFIGLTTEHLYPDPFWQSLNVVVNALDNIEARLYVDQQCVRFQKVLLEAGTMGTGGNVDIIVPGRTTSYADGGAPDQTGGIPMCTLRNFPYIYDHCIEWARAQFDDMFVSPMQTAQQIIEDPAAFTQRIYHEVASGSSAGERRSLIEKNMGPLKLLKRTLTILADGPTMDKCAALGWEQLFKMFRDRILDLQAAFPRGAKRKNGEDFWSGHRKYPSALETSTAGISKNLDAKNFLVATINLYACMFGVHPPKHEARFNYEKSRWMQEYRTDEWIQAEVSKLTIPAYVAGSVDNLDDDLAADVQEGKQTSTEEAEAELHGLLADVAALASKCKGSKAAALEFEKDDDDNFQIDFVAAASNLRAENYGIPTQDRMKVKLVAGKIIPAIATTTSAVTGLGLIELFKVLQEKDVSVLRNGMLDVGTNNYVLFERDLPIKNLTKVVATYIPEQDYTYKKKIIRVPEGFTKYDMIRIPITAATTVKEFATKFEAALNKTLPDGIDYAYEVDGIGVGKGMLWNGRPSHPKTNESLMKVIEEQKVIEAGGTLPAPFWQSRVQFCDLSVTVSVDDGDDTVDEVDVETATVCLEIQQ